The DNA region TTGGCGCTTTTTTAGTTATAGTTAGATATAAAAATACATACGTATACACTTTTAATAATTAGTTGCTCTCATTTACAATAGTAatcattttttttttattattgttatcacaGATAAGCAAATAAGGAGAAATCCCAAAATTATGAATTTCTAGTTTTCTAATTCAATCAGCTGCTTGTATGATACTTTGATAACGTCTTGGTTGAATAGTCTAAAGCCACTGTATCGAATTCGTTTGACAGAATTGTGCAACAATgactgttattattgttatgattattaatacTAATGTTATGTGTtgtattatttgaataattattaattacataattaGGAGTTAGTCCATGTAACAAGTTACTATTGTAATGATAATTGTGAAGATCATTATTTTGCAAACCTAAATTATAGTTAGATGATTTATAATTTGAATCTACATTCCAATTATAAGAATTGTGTTGGGTAGTTGAGAAGTCTTGCTGCACTTGAGATAAAATACCCGACGGTTGTTGTGATAATGCTGATGCCTGATTttcattcattgaaatcatttgattgtatggttttaataaatttgtattAGTAGAAAATGTACATGTTAATGGTATGACAGGAgaatattttgtattaaaatcgATAGGAATATTGTATGTTACGGGATTTTGTATATTCTGACTGTTTGATTGCATAGAATTTGTGCTGTTTATTGCTCTCATGTAGTAGTTGTATAGTGattgatatttttcatataattgAGATAATTGGTTCCCTGGTAGATTGAATGCCGGAGGAACTGAAGAAGACAGAAATGCTGTTGATGTGGAAGGTACCGAAAGGTTATTGATGGCAAGTGACTCATTCAAATTAGCGAAAATCGGATTTGCTAACTCAGGAATCTGATTTATACGTTGTTTTGGTGCAGAAAATGCGGAATAATGCTGTTGCCCTTGGTACGTATTTGTTACCGGCGTCGAAATATTCAGTGAATTACTTAGCTCGGGTGGAAACATACCGTTTGATGTATCAAATTGTTGTGATGAATTATCCAATCCTAAAAAACTGTGTTTAGACTTTAATTTCCTAGTTCGTGATACCGTACTTTTATTGTGTAAATTTGTACCTGATGTACTTGGTGAATTTATAAACGAATCTTTTGAAGTACTTGATGGATACACTGAAGATATTTTACTCTTTGTTGTAGTTTCATTTTCTATTAAATAAAGCAAAAGATTAATCGATCTTTGTCAGCATATTGTTTGAAACGATGATAAAAACTCATCACTGAGCCAAAAAACTTTCATGCAAAATTATATTTTCCTGATGTGTAATAATAATTGCTCGATTGTTTAGCatatattattgtaaatcaGCAAAGTATGACATAACTTATTCCAAAACTGCTTTTATAATTTAAGCAATACTTTTGCAGTTTTAGTGTTCATTTCTCTGTAAATATTCAAAGAAACTTAGCGATTATAGGTTGGGCACTAAAACTAAATTGGCTACCCATCATTTATTCTATTACACCTACCAAAAATATTTCTCAATAATTCACATCTTCTGCTTAGTTGATTGAGACTCatagatatatatttgttaaacaAGGTAATTCAAACAGTTCTAAGAATTAGTTCCGGTGAAATCTTTTTTaccaaaatttaaaaaatgtagTTCATGACGAATGGTTAAAACTATTGTTCTAATTTTAAAAAACCTTAGCGATGAGAGAactgatttatttatattgGTAACTCGAATCTCCTCACcgatatttaggactacaatcaACGAGTgaattcaaacaaccaacacaaataaattaaaattgacCTCATTGAAGTGGCCGTCTGAATCCAGTATTTACTTGACGATTGAAGAGAAAGATACCGAATTCAAATCCCGAAGAGGACAATAAATCAGGGATTCTTTTACTTCGAAATAACGAGTCTCAACTAagacgaaacgtgtgtcctggattctGTTGCTTGCTACATCCATCTTTAATAAAAAAGCGAGTAGTTTggttttttagaaatttctttAACAAACATACATTAACCATAGACTTACTTTGGTGTGTACGCATATGTGTCTTCATTGAACTTTCTTGTGCATAACCCTTACCACATATAGTGCATAAGTGTGGTTTACGTCCtaataatgaaaatgtataagacattattttaaatgtaacaCTATAACTTTTTGATTTTATCTAAAAAAATATTAGCTAGTACTTAGTAATATATCAACATATAATTCTTATCTTAAAATAGGTCAGTTGCTACCCGAATAACTCGGTGGTATCATCTTGGACTGTGAAATACGATGGCGTATGTTGAAATCACATTAATTCCTTCAAATTACTGTAGCGCCAGTTATCACTATTAAGCACGATACCTAGTCCTTGGTGAACAACTCTAAAAGATCGACAGCTAAACTAATGACCCTTACTCGATAATATCATACAAAATTTGTTCTATTTTCACAAATAACAATTTAAGACAACTTATGTATTACTAAGTAAAACGAAATACCTAAgtatttatgaaaattattctTACCTGAGTGAGTAGTTTCATGTGATTTCAAATTACGTTCTGTAGCAAAACCTCGATCGCACAAATGACAACGGTAAGGCCATTTTCCGGTATGTGTATATTCATGTTTTCTTAAATCACCAGGAGTTACAAACGCTTTTGGACATTGACTGCAGACATGTCTACGTGTctaaaattgttttaaaatccAGTAAATATACGAAACGAACATTATttgtcaaaatatgtatcgATGACCTGATAGATAAATCACAAAAACATTATCTATTAATTGAAAGATATAAAACTTTATTAAACAGATTCGATTTAAACAATAGAATTGTCATAATATCAAATTCAGTAAAAGTACATGTGTATAACAATATTTATTCGAGAGGGTAACGCGTTATAAAAATTCAAAGCCATGTTACATCTATCGTATAGCTGCTCAATAATGAGGTGTTCGTCATAACTAATTGAGTAATACGCATTACTTCGAACTAACTAGTCAAAAATCACATGATTttacattataaaataatatgtaATCTTACTATCTAATTGTTGGCTCACATTAAATTTGTTCAATATCATTTGTTTTGTTGATAATTTTTAGATATGTCGTCAAAAGCTTTAATGCTTCATAATaaactcatcatacaataaGGTTAAATAATGTAAATGTGGATTTAAATACGACAAAATATAATGCCTATCGTTGACGAATATATTTTGGGCCTAATATTCATTACaaataaagagaaaaagaaaattccATGTATATATCTAAGAAAATgcaattcatttatatatagttAAAAGTATTAAAGGATTAATGGATTTAAGCAAACGTAACCTACATTTGTATGagtatatttatgaaatatgaGGTTGGAACCAGCTGCAAAACGTCTACCGCATATGCGACATACATATGGTCTTTGCCCAGTATGTGTGCGTTCATGTGTATTTACGCCACTACGTGTTGAAAAGCCTTTGGAACAATATTTGCACTCAAAAGGACGTTCacctgaaataaaataaaaactcatTGAGATAAATTTCATATTGTCGATGATAAGGTTTTTATAATCATATGAATAGTTAGATATATAATATatggaatattttatttaataataaaatttttcttACTAACTGTTGATTGCTGACTACTTATTCTTTTAGATATGTTTTACAATAATCCACGGAATGTTGGAAAGTCAATCTTTTCATTTGGATACTACTACTTTAAAGACTCTCAACTTTAAACTATACCTTGTGAATATCTCTTCCTTAATTATGTAACATTGTAGAATGCATATACTTCAATACACTTCATAACTGGGAAACCATAAATATGCTTTCTGTAGGTCATTTAACTAAATGGAGTATTGTTAGTCAGATTTTATTCAAATCACTAATGTCTAATGCAATTATTTTCGATAGCACTACGCAGCTATACAAATCTGTTTAGTCCATTGAATTCTTACCTGTATGTGTTAGTGTATGACGTTTCAGTAAGGATGGACGATCGAACTGCTTATCACAGTGTTCACAAGTATGCATACGTCGTTGTCTCCTTCTACCACCAACAACTTCATTATTTCCAACTTTTATCAATGTGGATTTTACTGTTTGTGAAGTATCAATCAAATCAGCCACACATAAGTTTAACTTGACCGACTTATTCAAAAAAGAATGTTTAACTGGTTTTGTCGATTTTTTCTTGAATTGTTCATGATCCTTTGAACTTCTTTTACCAGATGTTTGATTATTGAGTGAATGACTGATTGTAGAATTCATTTGTTGTTGATCATAATATGTTGCTATTGTAGATGGTGATTTTTTTCCGGAATTTATTGATGTGTTGTCACATATTGTAAAATCAATACTGTTTATGCTACTATCATTTGATATTCTAATTTTTTCTTGAAGTTCTCTGTTTAATTTGTAACGTTTTATTTGTGTTGCTGGTGTCGATGTAGCATCAAGTTTGGACTTAGCTAAGGGTTTTGGAGTTTTATTCTGTAACGAAAACAATGTTTAAGAAATGGATATTTGAAATAActtaattcagtttatttatttatttttttaatatttgcaACTCAATCACTCACCATAGAAAGTCATAGAAGCAAATGTGAAAGTACTTTGATTTAAGTATAGTCGTGATgagcactcagtcagtcagtaacaacgtagaacttcgtacgtacgcacatcagttcgagttgccacaccacattagcacagagatgcagttgtcgattcaaatcccgtagtggtagaggtaataagagtataagcagtaatcgggaagattagggtttggagatgttatttaaagagtataatccagtgaaataaatttggaaagaggaaaaaagggacatgaagaattcagaagattagaatttgggagaacacagagagtggatgcacctgcgccattgcaaacgattttgagccatgtcattcagggtctctaaccatcggttgccatcatctcgtggtccccaaccagctAGTCTACAcataccaacatgactcagtccacttgtcagtgacttcatggacttgtgccatgttttggtttggccgctcctagctttcttccaacctactcctacaccagaaaacatcgcacgtcgaggcagtcggtcgttgggcatacgtaacacgtgtcccagccatctcaactgatgaagtttcactacttcatcaattgatttgccatccttacctagtacccttttcctaacaactgcattacttactcgatgctcccaagatatacgagcaatgtttcgaagacacctatgatcgaatactagtaacctatgaatttcctctactcttaccggccacgtttcactgccataaagtaggacggaacgaactgctgtgcagtaaacacgtcctttggttgatagacggatatctcgcctgcGCCACagatgacgcaagttggtaaaagctagtcgagccttctgtatccgtgctgagatttcgttacacaccagaccacaagggctgatgagacttccaagataagtgaagcggtcgacacactcaactacttcactccctatcactagttcgggtgtcgatgtaacccaatcctgaagcaacattttgcatttcgagggagagaatcgcatcccgaacatgcttgcattgttgcttagagtggtcagaagactctgcattttgtcagcgtcttcaccaaataaaactatgtcatctgcatattctaagtcaacaagtgaacctcccggtacaagttcaacccctggaaatttagatgaggagagtgttatctctaaaagtacatcgaccacaaagttgaacaagaatggggagagtggacagcccttacgaacaccacttgaggtaatcaattctgatgacagttcgccataagctcttactcgaccagttgtgttcgagtagagagcctttataaggttaatgtacttctttggtactcctttcagtgacaaacactgccatagaacctcacgatcaacagagtcgaatgccgccttaaggtcgagaaatactaccattgtggggcgtctaaTGAGCACTCAACCCTATGCCGTATACTTTGTATCGAAAAAGATAGTGTTTCAacttagaaacaaaaaaaatcccAAAATAGCTCATCAACACATTAATTTTCGAACTATTTCTACCAACCTACTCGACTGTAATTCTTTAATTATCGACTTTCATCTGTGACTAAATGAAGTAATTTATAAAATGGTTGAAGAACTGATTGCGATTGTTTCTTTCATCCAATTTCCAACGCAGGTAGGGTGGTATTGGTAGATCATACTACACCAGTGTCACTCTAATATGACTACCACAACTATTAACTGGCTAGAGAcaaagaaatatttaaataatttttgttatCGTTCTATGATATGATTTTTGATCTAATTTCTAGGTTGCATCCGTGATGAATTTACTCAGCTGAAACAAAACACCATACAAGGATACATTGAACAGATGATACGCACAAATAAACACTCTTTATCAGTGTACCGTAAAACCCTCCTTGCAGAGATCAAATACAAAATTTTCAAGTTTCATAATAAACACTTAACTATTAAAACCATTGCGCACAGTGGTACAATTCGAACAATTGTATCACATCCTAAATGACTGAACTGCATCAGTTACGTCTCAACACATTATAGTTTGTTGATAAATTTTCGaaaatttgtatttatcagACAGCTAAACATacctgtaataataataaatctttatctGATTCTGGGCTTGTATTGTTTGATGACGAACCGGATGATGTTTTAAAATACGTTGTACCAATACCACTATCTGTCGACATATTTTTGTGAAgaacaaaagagaaaaaaacagattTTATGATACCATTAATACCTTTATCAATAAAAGTTGTTATCattgattatcattatcattatcttcagtatagtattatttatttgattgcaCATTTAATCAAGGATTAACAATTGAGTCTAAAAAGTATTTCAAGTTCGGTACTGTATTCCGAAAGAAATTCGTAAATGCATAACATACAAAATGTTGATACGTATAGAATAAATTGTACTATGGACATTTTGAATGCACTTTCCGGTCtttgaaataatgataatagtaacaataaatgCTGAATAGTGAGATAGATCGGATTTAGTTCTGTAAATTTTTATCGCCATATAAAGACACATCAAGATCTTAAAATATTACTGCTCAATGAGTATGTAGTTATTTATGTATTCACTTTTAATAACTTTATCAGAATTCGCAAAAGAATGTCTTACCCTTCATCGAATCACCGATGCAATGTGAATATTCATCAAGTAAACTTTTGGATGGTTGTAATGATTCCTTATTACTTTCAGTGTCCATTGCGAATTGTTCAAAATccaaaatgaagaaataaaccTCTGAGgtaaagaaaaattaaataaatttcaaatgaattcggatataaatttttaaaaatattgtagtaaaaaaattatttgggAATTCGagtaaataatttgaataactTACAGTTTCCTTTTCAAACTAAACCTTTTAACAATTTTAAGAGATTTAGGTACAATAATGTACCCATTTCTGCAGGATGCATTTATACCAAAAGATAGTGATCAATTACTACATTACAGTCCATGCAAATCAATGCTAATAACTCTTTTAAATAAGTACATATTTTGATTGTTATCATTGCGTTTTGTTAGTCTTTTTACTGTTACaactttttcatatataaatatatatatttatttaacttacACGTCCAGCTTATCATTGAATCATGTATTAGATTTGCGAGTGCTGTAATTGTTTCGAACTATTTGTGAACGAATATGATGTCATCATTACATAATCTTCTTGCtttagatataaataaaaacttaactTTTATAaatcttatttacttatttttattatttatttattcacaatgtttgttatttttattatattttgagACGATACATAATTTTCTTAGCATTATTATATAAACATCATTGTTTGCTTTCTGCGACAGATTAAAAAAACCGAGATAAGATGAGGAACAGTaacatttgttaataataataataatgctgaGGTTAAGAATAATGGTAAAAGTAAATGAAACAATTgtgaatgtttaaaataaactaatacgtagattagtttaatttataataatatataattatttgatttttttgtaTAACTTATAATAACGCAATGAAAACATCCTACTATTTTATTGAGATTAAATTAAAACTGTCATTTTCAATCTATTTTTACACTTATTTCTTAATACCAATCGATAAGGGGATATCTACTCGTAAAGGAAATCTAATAGTTTTGTTAAAACAGTGATACTTTTCAAATAATTACATTAGTTGACATTTTGAACTATAAAGAAGTTTTGACTTCATTAACATTGATAATATTAACGACATTCGCAAcattataaaaattaaattcaaaCTGCTTATAAGGTATTACAAATAATGTTTATGATGACCTTTTTTACTACCAACTAGGAAACCTTGGTATTTTATTTGTCAATTACGTATGTAAAAAGTCACTAATTTATGCTTCAAGGAAATCATCACGAGAAAAAGGCATACTTGATTAATGCTCAATTATTAATCACTTCGTTACTAGGccaattaaataaatcaatttaaaatTTGTTGTAGTCTGACGTAATCATAACGAATTTTTGAATTTGTCTGaatgataattcatttaatCGTTACCACAATCTACCACGTTTCTCATCCTTAAAAATGAGCTGTAATCACATACTGTTTAAGCATAGAAAAAATAATTACCCAGTTGCCAGGTTCAATAGTGCTATTATTCGatcaaatataaacaaattatatatttttgaaaaaaatttaccATCGACTGATACTAATTTGATTGCAATAACTATTATGCaatcatatatatttcttgatcgagttaAACATGTATTCGAAATTGTTCAAGTATTTTCTTAAATTTGTACCAAGGTTAAATTTGGTTAGCAAATGATTTAGCTTTTCTGAACAATTAATAAATTGTATATTAAAAAATTATCTAACACAAAAGTACCTCAGAAAAAGAATTAACAACCTCTAACCAGCATTAAGGTCGCTAAAATTAATGTTATTCACTGTATCTCAGTATATTTTCAACCATATTTTGTATGTCAGTGTTATTTATAgggaaatatttatttcaaaccgACAAATAATACAGAAAATAGTATTTGTAATATATTTACCAAGTCCATTTTCATCTACTATACTTCAATACATAGAGCATTTGCGAATTCTAGGGACTATAACTTAATGCACATATCGAGTTCACGGTGGAACACAACCAAACATCTAGCGACTCGGTTGAAATCGGATTATCTGTACAGTTAAGTTACCAATAAGTTTattgaaaattcattaaaataaattattattttcatgacATTTTCTATCTTAAATTTATATAAGCCCACATGTTGTACATACATCTCACAAGGTTCAAATAGATAACCCTTATTTTGTTTAAGATATTTTACGTTGATTGATATGAAATTGTTgacttttttattttatttctttcacAACAGGGTTTCAACACCAATCTTATGACACTTAATTACTAGACTTCACATAATTAAGTAACAAGAAATCACTAACAATTTCACAATCCATAATCCCAACAAAAAAATTAGTAtgtcaaaaaaatatataatttatcgCATTGATATTCGCGTATTCTCTGACAAACATCATCTGCTAACcagttttattttgatgaatttgATTCTGTCAGTTCATATTACTCCATCTCTTTCCACATATGTTTAATTATTAACATATTTTATTTAGCGAATGCGAGAGCAAGTAGTAATGGTTACGCAAAAACGTTTTGACCTTGTGCGTCTGAAAAATTCAACCTACTGCGAAATATGTATTTGAGTAATGTGTAACGAAATAATTCCAAAATTTGTGTGATGAACTAATTGCACATGTGATTGATTCGATGTCACAAAATGACTAGGTTACAAACTATTAAAGATAGCTTTCAGTGAAAGATAACATTGGACTTAAATGCCGTTAGTTACATTCGTGTAGGGGCAGTGATGAGTTAATCGAAATAAAAGCCTGATTTACATGCTAGCATTCAGTAATAATTTAACGTCAAGTAACTTGTGACAATTatattaattcatcaatttGCTTACTGCATGAATTCTATaggtcaatatttgttttatttatatatcatcaattgtaatttaaatatcatgtcaaccaatttataataaaaaaaactaataaactACTTATAACATTGAAAGATAAAGAAATCAATGACCATATGTGTTTTATTCACAGTGCAACTACCTGATATATATTCGTATGTTTTCACTAAGCCTTAccaaaatatatacatatatttttctcAGTTTACAAAACATTTAATGGAGTGAAATTGTCAGTTGATTACTATGATTATGCTAATTGTTAGTCAATAGTTGTGTTAGATACTGTTTAATTCACAACAATCTAATCAGCTGATTATGATAGAATTAATGTTGACAAAACAACTCCCCGAATTCATTATAGTCGATCACACCTGCTGTACAATATCAGCAACATAGATACTCAATAAACAGTATAGATTTATTCTAAACAATTATCAATGATCATCACGTAACCGATCATTTATCGAGAATATGGCTTAGTCAACTTTATATGACGTATCCTATCTCTTCTCCCTACCCCTCCACATTTCTTAATTTCTCTCGAACACATAGATTCACATCGAAACTATGAGAGGTGTTGTGAGTGAGGACGGAAATATCAATTTTGTTTATACGATTTTGCACATAATGATTACATCATCTATTATTTAGTGTTTTCCAGCACTGATCATGGTCATTTCTCAGTTGAAGCATGATTCAATCTAaaagtgtgcatccacggtATAATCATGACAAACTATAcattactaccactactactactactactactactactactactactactaccttaGTGTTTATTGACAATAGTGTTTTGATTACATAAACAATCCATATGCATACTATGTCCTATACACTGAAAACACATAACATTCGAAATTGATCATTAAGCTGAATTATCAGTTTATCTATTAACCAATTCACATATGAATAGATGGTGTTGTTGGTTACCACGGTGATTGTTGACTGGTTGAGGTGTGGAACAAACGAAAAACTCAAGCTGATATGAAGGATTACATAAGAATGGTTAgatcacacatacacactaaTGTCTAATCAGAGTTAAATCGTTTCAATTAAAAGGTGAATTGATGATAAATTACGaataagcaaacaaacaaaaaacaataagCTGAAATGTTTTATCCCATGTTTTTTCTATGCATATAAACACAGATatctaatcataataatttgCCTGTAATTAACATTTTAGTTAGTTCATGTGAGTGTCATCTATACCTAAGTAGCTTGATTGTCATTCGGTGTTACCTGGTACATTTTTACTAATACCGACACGCATTTTCCGACAGCCATCTTAGCGAAATCTTATGTATGATATACTGAAACAGGAAGTGGCCATACATACCAATATggttaaatgataaaaaatattttaagtcACTCTGAAACTTCAGTATAttccttttaaaaaaacacatttcaAACGTAAACATTTACGCGAATAATTAGATGGCAATTAATCTAATTTTACAATCTAAGCCATTTTTTAGTTTGTTGTGATCTAGTCTGTCCACTATATGATAGCTACTTTTACTTTTATgtagtgaataattttttcGGATAGTTGAATTCGTTTGAGTGTGTCTGATAAATGTATATTTGCAGTTTAAACCAagaaacagttctactgttaTCAACCTTCCATTTAAACATAAGATGATGTAATAG from Schistosoma haematobium chromosome ZW, whole genome shotgun sequence includes:
- a CDS encoding hypothetical protein (EggNog:ENOG410N1RT~COG:K), whose amino-acid sequence is MDTESNKESLQPSKSLLDEYSHCIGDSMKDSGIGTTYFKTSSGSSSNNTSPESDKDLLLLQNKTPKPLAKSKLDATSTPATQIKRYKLNRELQEKIRISNDSSINSIDFTICDNTSINSGKKSPSTIATYYDQQQMNSTISHSLNNQTSGKRSSKDHEQFKKKSTKPVKHSFLNKSVKLNLCVADLIDTSQTVKSTLIKVGNNEVVGGRRRQRRMHTCEHCDKQFDRPSLLKRHTLTHTGERPFECKYCSKGFSTRSGVNTHERTHTGQRPYVCRICGRRFAAGSNLIFHKYTHTNTRRHVCSQCPKAFVTPGDLRKHEYTHTGKWPYRCHLCDRGFATERNLKSHETTHSGRKPHLCTICGKGYAQESSMKTHMRTHQKNETTTKSKISSVYPSSTSKDSFINSPSTSGTNLHNKSTVSRTRKLKSKHSFLGLDNSSQQFDTSNGMFPPELSNSLNISTPVTNTYQGQQHYSAFSAPKQRINQIPELANPIFANLNESLAINNLSVPSTSTAFLSSSVPPAFNLPGNQLSQLYEKYQSLYNYYMRAINSTNSMQSNSQNIQNPVTYNIPIDFNTKYSPVIPLTCTFSTNTNLLKPYNQMISMNENQASALSQQPSGILSQVQQDFSTTQHNSYNWNVDSNYKSSNYNLGLQNNDLHNYHYNSNLLHGLTPNYVINNYSNNTTHNISINNHNNNNSHCCTILSNEFDTVALDYSTKTLSKYHTSS